A window of Longispora fulva contains these coding sequences:
- a CDS encoding helix-turn-helix domain-containing protein translates to MAPTRAPGRDSRHLARVLRTGSFAEALDAAITARGLTLDRLCHHLADRGVHVSRTTLSYWRRNRSRPERQASLRAVRALEDLLGLPSSSLVALLGPPRPRGRWLNELPDSCDRAYLWPSAAPGMAQLDAEPEGRFEALSIHDLVTVAPDRSELRMRSRAVLRALRGPVDRCLAFYQAEDPAHAVPALVDLRFCARGRQRYDPDSKLFVAELLLDRTVAAGEDTVIEYELGFGPGVPMDYFHHRFHRRVREYVLQVQFTGEVPGACHSYRKFAVDAPERGSRPVPIGASDTALLVESDVEPGVCGLRWRW, encoded by the coding sequence ATGGCACCGACCCGGGCCCCTGGCCGGGACAGCCGGCACCTGGCGAGGGTGCTGCGCACCGGCTCGTTCGCCGAGGCGCTGGACGCCGCGATCACGGCGCGCGGCCTGACCCTGGACCGGCTGTGCCACCACCTGGCGGACCGCGGCGTGCACGTCAGCCGGACCACGCTGAGCTACTGGCGGCGCAACCGCAGCCGCCCGGAACGGCAGGCGTCGTTGCGGGCGGTGCGGGCGTTGGAGGACCTGCTCGGGTTGCCGTCCTCGTCGCTGGTGGCGTTGCTCGGCCCGCCCCGGCCCCGGGGCCGCTGGCTGAACGAGTTGCCGGACAGCTGCGACCGGGCCTACCTGTGGCCCAGCGCGGCCCCCGGGATGGCGCAGTTGGACGCCGAGCCGGAGGGCCGGTTCGAGGCGTTGTCGATCCATGACCTGGTGACGGTGGCCCCGGACCGGTCCGAGCTCAGGATGCGCAGCCGGGCGGTGCTGCGGGCGCTGCGGGGCCCGGTGGACCGGTGTCTGGCGTTCTACCAGGCCGAGGATCCGGCGCACGCGGTTCCGGCGCTGGTGGACCTGCGGTTCTGCGCGCGCGGCCGGCAGCGCTATGACCCTGACAGCAAGCTGTTCGTGGCGGAGTTGCTCCTGGACCGGACGGTGGCGGCCGGGGAGGACACGGTGATCGAGTACGAGCTCGGTTTCGGGCCGGGGGTGCCGATGGACTACTTCCACCACCGGTTCCACCGCAGGGTGCGCGAGTACGTGTTGCAGGTCCAGTTCACCGGCGAGGTTCCGGGTGCCTGTCACAGCTACCGAAAGTTCGCGGTGGACGCGCCGGAGCGGGGCTCGCGGCCGGTGCCGATCGGCGCCTCGGACACCGCGCTGCTGGTGGAGTCGGATGTCGAGCCGGGGGTGTGCGGCCTGCGCTGGCGGTGGTAG
- a CDS encoding alpha/beta hydrolase codes for MHLGWRSLVPADVEEHAAACVAFYAARGERRGPSSFEEVREARARQVAGPPSGSVTVEQVDGACPVRIHVPRHGKPRGVYLDIPGGGFYLSAAAGGDARNLGLAESLGVAVVSVDYRLAPENPWPAAPEDCEAAARWLIDRAESRFGTTRLAIGGSSAGATLAMTTLLRLRDTGHADRFAGVALQFGTYDLSGQTAAGRRIADEYFLRAYLDHVVDRTVPDISPVFGDLRDLPPALLIVGAADILLEDNMVMAARLSAAGGEVDLRVYPESPHGFTHHPTGMAAAALRHRESWLAERFVAHAASR; via the coding sequence ATGCACCTCGGGTGGAGAAGTCTGGTCCCGGCGGATGTTGAGGAGCACGCCGCGGCGTGCGTGGCGTTCTACGCCGCGCGGGGCGAGCGGCGGGGGCCGTCGTCATTCGAGGAGGTCCGGGAGGCGCGTGCCCGGCAGGTCGCCGGACCGCCGTCCGGATCAGTCACCGTCGAGCAGGTCGACGGTGCCTGCCCCGTGCGGATCCACGTGCCTCGGCACGGGAAGCCGCGGGGCGTGTACCTCGACATCCCCGGCGGGGGCTTCTACCTGAGCGCGGCGGCGGGCGGGGACGCGCGCAACCTCGGCCTCGCCGAGTCGTTGGGGGTCGCCGTGGTCAGTGTCGACTACCGACTCGCACCGGAGAACCCGTGGCCGGCCGCGCCCGAGGACTGCGAGGCCGCCGCGCGCTGGCTCATCGACCGGGCCGAGTCCCGGTTCGGCACCACCCGTCTGGCGATCGGCGGCAGTTCGGCCGGAGCCACCCTCGCCATGACGACACTGCTGCGCCTCCGGGACACAGGTCACGCGGATCGCTTCGCCGGCGTCGCTCTGCAGTTCGGCACCTATGACCTCAGTGGCCAGACCGCGGCGGGCCGACGGATCGCCGACGAGTACTTCCTGCGGGCCTACCTCGATCACGTGGTCGACCGCACGGTGCCCGACATCTCCCCTGTCTTCGGCGACCTGCGTGACCTTCCACCGGCATTACTGATCGTCGGGGCCGCCGACATCCTGCTCGAGGACAACATGGTCATGGCGGCCCGGCTGTCGGCGGCGGGAGGCGAGGTCGATCTGCGGGTCTACCCGGAGTCGCCACACGGCTTCACCCACCACCCGACGGGTATGGCCGCAGCCGCACTGCGTCATCGGGAGTCCTGGCTCGCCGAGCGCTTCGTGGCGCACGCCGCGTCCCGGTAG
- a CDS encoding alpha/beta hydrolase, which produces MTGEMSKARSSRLGRLVLMSLAGLLTVVLGLFALVIAFAGIPYPVSLLTGVLDRQGLYLIPLGLVALGVAAWTFRGGARRTAIVAGAVAVVATVAACFPLVASWRAADRYGASLSVASYVRGGDNTGTPVEALSVEYTPGLKLDVKLPARPTSGTRPAVVWVHGGGWNLGDRGEAPLWHRWLNDRGYAVFAIDYRLAPPARWDQAPGDVRCAVGWVKANAGRYQVDPARVMLAGGSAGGNLALMGAYADDRVKPSCDVGDTSVLAVAAFYPPSDVAALWRDSGLPSVRGWAENYAGGTPQQQPEHYRLASPVTYVRAGLPPTLLMHGERDHVVPYQQSPELAAKLAAAGVPHELVSVPYAEHIFDFAWGSWGTQICRHTLEVFLARYFPA; this is translated from the coding sequence GTGACTGGTGAAATGTCCAAGGCTCGTTCCTCGCGGCTCGGTCGGCTCGTGCTGATGTCCCTGGCCGGACTGCTGACAGTCGTGCTGGGGTTGTTCGCCCTCGTGATCGCGTTCGCGGGCATCCCGTACCCGGTGAGTCTGTTGACCGGCGTCCTGGACCGCCAGGGTCTGTACCTGATCCCCCTCGGCCTCGTCGCGCTGGGCGTCGCGGCGTGGACCTTTCGCGGTGGAGCGCGGCGGACAGCCATCGTGGCCGGAGCGGTCGCGGTCGTGGCGACCGTCGCAGCGTGCTTCCCCCTGGTCGCCTCGTGGCGGGCCGCCGACCGCTACGGGGCGTCGTTGTCCGTGGCCTCCTACGTGCGCGGGGGCGACAACACGGGCACACCCGTGGAGGCGCTCAGCGTCGAGTACACCCCGGGATTGAAACTCGACGTCAAACTGCCGGCACGACCGACGTCGGGGACGCGTCCGGCGGTGGTGTGGGTGCACGGCGGCGGATGGAACCTCGGCGACCGGGGCGAGGCCCCACTGTGGCACCGGTGGCTGAACGACCGAGGGTACGCGGTGTTCGCCATCGACTACCGGCTCGCGCCGCCCGCGCGCTGGGACCAGGCTCCCGGTGACGTGCGGTGCGCGGTCGGCTGGGTGAAGGCGAACGCCGGGCGGTACCAGGTGGACCCGGCCCGGGTGATGCTCGCCGGCGGTTCGGCCGGCGGGAACCTGGCCCTGATGGGCGCCTACGCCGACGACCGGGTCAAGCCCAGTTGCGACGTCGGCGACACGTCGGTTCTCGCCGTCGCCGCGTTCTACCCGCCCTCCGACGTGGCCGCCCTGTGGCGCGACAGCGGGTTGCCGAGCGTGCGGGGCTGGGCGGAGAACTACGCGGGCGGCACCCCGCAGCAGCAGCCCGAGCACTACCGGCTGGCCTCGCCGGTCACCTACGTCCGCGCCGGACTGCCTCCCACGCTGCTGATGCACGGCGAACGCGACCACGTGGTGCCGTACCAGCAGTCACCGGAACTGGCCGCGAAACTCGCGGCGGCCGGCGTGCCGCACGAGCTGGTGAGCGTTCCGTACGCCGAGCACATCTTCGACTTCGCATGGGGAAGCTGGGGTACCCAGATCTGCCGGCACACCCTCGAGGTCTTTCTCGCCCGGTACTTTCCCGCCTGA
- a CDS encoding RHS repeat domain-containing protein, with protein MSSRRHSPILVAAIVAASLLVAPPVAEAASKKAGGRPHPGTVWRPRELRAPDSTSPLGAAGPATPGRTAPVRSETPAVTVWPAASTVDIDLGPRAAAALSRPPEDDPVGPVRVSAKAGVARVRVAVAEHGTAAAAGVSGVVVSVSRADGGTGTAPVDVAVDYRSFETAFGGNFADRMTLVALPGCALTTPAVPACQVRTPVAFTNDRAQHRLVAAVNLPAAPSTSLAAPPATVLAVTGGSTGVNGSYAATPLKTSDTWSAGGNSGSFNYSYPLTVPRALGGTAPPIAVGYDSASVDGRTTVSNSQPSAVGEGWELSGAGAFIETSYQPCSRVDPTAWAASGDMCVGTPNATISGGAHAGQLVRDDADTSKWRLAHDDGSRVQLLYGTAGGSNNTNDQAYWKVTGTDGTAYFYGANRLPAAYGGTGADAPTYSTWTEPVFGTGSGTTCHDPTGSVPAQDCRRAWRWNLDFVIDPHGNLTRYDYSREEDFYQHNGAVTEFTRSGFITGVDYGWQTCDLVGSGCTGRAASAKPADVIAFDYASRCLAGTSGCPTAAVTVSGGIATTGITKANAAAFPDTPFDQHCDAGSTSCATYSPTFYATVRLTGIRTAVNSGGTPKTAQPAGTPTGYLAADSYRFPQAFPPPQDYSTGVSGNHAQLRLEEIDHTGYLTNSDGTTVATDAPPVHLGYTGGLPNRAAASSLYAQAQFFRFRLTEITDELGADTVVGYGQPNNLSCGTTAPPATIANATLCFPQYFSYQGTQTLDWFNRYVVTGVSVVDTTRPSGYVYSADRTTGYTYLGAPAWHTNDSEQADPRYRTVDQFRGFHQVRTVSGVEAAGHNAKTLVTYFQGMDQDPTVAVNVTDTHGGSYRDDNALAGRAYETQTFAADDSATPVTDVITVPVDPTTVVTAAHTRASGLPAQRAHFDQTAKRITYQQVSTSGTPRRSEVDYSYDNSLPTFTGGGGVGGNGRLLLTDDKGETDATGTPLGKVAELCTFTGYAINSTSAEAAQQTAYPYQSITSTVPAGQSCTTTSETATTTVSQTQTLYDGLPQGSVTVGDATTHRAAPAFNAAWVTQSTAGGHDGYGRAGWTADADANTTSVALTPASGLLPSQVQVTNPKGWKSTTAVDRGRGVTLSAIDVNGRRIDSVYDGLGRTTKAWAADHPMATNPNTPNATFDYGLYGAAPGARGTLKNPYTVTRSLRNNGSYTVSYSILDGFGEGVETQSTPLDDTSGLVSTQVEYDSLGRAYRTAAAHYDNGTSPSGTFVAYGDALPSQTYSTFDGLSRPLTTTQYSLAAVLPGMVTTHAYPGVDRTDVTNPTGGGASSAFTDVRGQSTALWTYRGGVPTGNAADADVTGYGFAYTATGTTSTVTDATGHNTWTTSTGDLLGRTVTRTDPDTGTTTSTSDNAGLLLQTTDGRGRTVSYNYDSLGRRTASYNAPWSASPAASTQLASWAFDTAPGSDGHTTLGLPVSSTRVVGSATYVSAVTGYDAGGRSLGSSVTIPGAEGALAGTYTSKNYYTATIGLLDRTDLPAAGGLPAETVYNSYNNNGLLRGTGGNADYVSETVYDPYGRVRSRTLGDYPYQVVQQNAYDAATGRVTNTFVDATAGRNSANTSQLNTYSVDYTSYAYNAAGLLTSVATLQNYTVSGSYNPGPSVRDVQCYTYDYAARLTNAWSDSGDQTPSATTNLNSPTTRPGGLGSCASSTTNNPPTGGIGGPAPYWQSYTFDATGSLTGNRSTIVEHDVTGNTTKDVTRTSGYAAGGPHLLSGVTSTGGKTDTFGYDAAGNTTSRTITSGASQNANQTLTWDVEGRLASVADTVSGKTASFVYDASGQTLIRRDLTTGSGTGTVTLYLGNTELRMTGSTVSGTRYYSYPSAPTIVADKSGALSYELTNSQATGGTTMNAANGQITARRYLKPFGDIRGTPPSTWVDDHTFLDKPTDTATGLTTVGARTYDAGSGRFLSADPIFQPENPQAMGGYAYAGNDPASASDPTGLQSKEEKEANYTAPGEIPAPSCEKPCQPGTGAKGGSSEEKKGSDQAKERASAAAQAAAARGFQALLALARAAVAALLAAILVNALHEKAEDIRHPDHLDLSKIPDQPMCFAGWNDDCQNASDWYEMTDYNGDVGMPYDVGPNDVIPGVPYTAKFGVQQGTIVSVAKENGWSLGGKVNLRKVGEVNGSYSSKAVQTTISSDLAVSELSIGPFNPKVHMRIRAIPVLAVRKVYNGTCSFWGQCSGGPNVEYKLKLVKVMIDGPDGLTPVQGAVSPDRPWAHP; from the coding sequence GTGAGCTCCAGACGTCATTCACCCATACTGGTCGCGGCGATAGTCGCGGCCTCGTTGCTCGTGGCACCGCCGGTGGCCGAGGCGGCCTCGAAGAAGGCGGGCGGGCGACCCCATCCGGGGACCGTGTGGCGGCCCCGCGAGTTGCGGGCCCCCGACTCGACCAGCCCCCTCGGTGCCGCCGGGCCTGCGACTCCGGGGCGCACCGCTCCGGTCCGCTCGGAGACTCCGGCCGTGACCGTCTGGCCGGCGGCGTCGACCGTCGACATCGATCTGGGGCCCAGGGCCGCCGCCGCCCTGTCCCGTCCGCCCGAGGACGATCCCGTCGGCCCGGTACGGGTCAGCGCCAAGGCCGGGGTCGCGAGGGTCCGGGTCGCCGTCGCCGAACACGGCACGGCGGCGGCCGCCGGCGTCTCCGGCGTCGTGGTGTCCGTCAGCCGGGCCGACGGCGGCACCGGTACGGCGCCCGTGGACGTGGCCGTGGACTACCGGTCGTTCGAGACCGCGTTCGGTGGCAACTTCGCCGACCGGATGACCCTGGTCGCGCTGCCCGGCTGCGCGCTGACCACCCCGGCGGTGCCGGCGTGCCAGGTGCGCACGCCCGTCGCGTTCACCAACGACCGCGCCCAGCACCGGCTCGTCGCGGCCGTCAACCTGCCCGCCGCACCGTCGACGTCGCTGGCGGCCCCGCCGGCCACGGTGCTGGCGGTGACCGGCGGCTCGACCGGGGTGAACGGTTCTTACGCCGCGACCCCGCTCAAGACCAGCGACACCTGGTCGGCCGGCGGCAACTCCGGCTCGTTCAACTACTCCTACCCGCTGACCGTGCCGCGGGCGCTGGGCGGCACCGCCCCGCCTATCGCGGTGGGCTACGACTCGGCCTCCGTCGACGGCCGTACCACGGTGTCCAACTCCCAGCCGTCCGCCGTCGGCGAGGGCTGGGAACTGTCGGGCGCCGGCGCGTTCATCGAGACCAGCTACCAGCCGTGCTCCCGGGTCGACCCGACCGCGTGGGCGGCGTCCGGCGACATGTGCGTCGGCACGCCGAACGCGACGATCAGCGGCGGCGCGCACGCCGGCCAGTTGGTCCGCGACGACGCCGACACCTCGAAGTGGCGGCTGGCCCACGACGACGGCTCCCGGGTGCAGCTGCTCTACGGCACCGCGGGCGGCTCGAACAACACGAACGACCAGGCGTACTGGAAGGTCACCGGCACCGACGGCACCGCCTACTTCTACGGCGCGAACCGGCTGCCCGCCGCCTACGGTGGCACCGGAGCGGACGCCCCGACCTACTCGACCTGGACGGAGCCGGTCTTCGGCACGGGCTCGGGCACCACGTGCCATGACCCGACCGGTTCGGTGCCCGCCCAGGACTGCCGGCGGGCCTGGCGGTGGAACCTGGACTTCGTGATCGACCCGCACGGCAACCTCACCCGGTACGACTACAGCCGCGAGGAGGACTTCTACCAGCACAACGGCGCGGTCACCGAGTTCACCCGGTCGGGGTTCATCACGGGCGTGGACTACGGCTGGCAGACCTGCGACCTCGTCGGTTCGGGCTGCACCGGCCGTGCCGCCTCGGCCAAGCCTGCGGACGTGATCGCGTTCGACTACGCGTCACGCTGCCTCGCGGGCACCTCGGGCTGCCCCACCGCCGCGGTCACGGTCAGCGGCGGCATCGCCACCACAGGTATCACCAAGGCGAACGCCGCCGCATTCCCTGACACCCCCTTCGACCAGCACTGCGACGCCGGGTCGACCTCGTGCGCGACCTACTCGCCGACGTTCTACGCCACCGTGCGTCTCACCGGGATCCGCACGGCGGTCAACAGCGGTGGCACGCCGAAGACGGCCCAGCCCGCCGGCACCCCGACCGGGTACCTCGCGGCGGACTCCTACCGGTTCCCGCAGGCGTTCCCGCCGCCGCAGGACTACTCGACCGGCGTGTCCGGCAACCACGCGCAGCTCCGGCTCGAGGAGATCGACCACACCGGCTACCTGACCAACAGCGACGGCACGACGGTCGCCACCGACGCCCCGCCCGTGCACCTGGGTTACACCGGGGGGCTGCCGAACCGGGCCGCCGCGTCGTCGCTGTACGCGCAGGCCCAGTTCTTCCGCTTCCGGCTCACCGAGATCACCGATGAGCTGGGCGCGGACACCGTGGTCGGCTACGGACAGCCGAACAATCTGTCCTGCGGCACCACCGCCCCGCCGGCGACGATCGCGAACGCCACCCTGTGCTTCCCGCAGTACTTCTCCTACCAGGGCACCCAGACCCTGGACTGGTTCAACAGGTACGTGGTGACCGGCGTGTCCGTCGTCGACACCACCCGGCCCAGCGGATACGTCTACTCCGCCGACCGGACCACCGGCTACACCTATCTGGGCGCGCCGGCCTGGCACACGAACGACTCCGAGCAGGCCGACCCGAGGTACCGGACCGTGGACCAGTTCCGCGGCTTCCACCAGGTGCGGACGGTGTCCGGGGTGGAGGCCGCTGGGCACAACGCCAAGACCCTGGTCACCTACTTCCAGGGCATGGACCAGGATCCGACGGTCGCCGTGAACGTCACCGACACGCACGGCGGCAGCTACCGCGACGACAACGCGCTGGCCGGCCGGGCGTATGAGACCCAGACCTTCGCGGCCGACGACTCCGCGACACCGGTCACGGACGTGATCACGGTGCCCGTCGACCCGACCACGGTCGTCACCGCCGCGCACACCCGGGCCAGTGGCCTGCCGGCCCAGCGGGCGCACTTCGACCAGACGGCGAAGAGGATCACCTACCAGCAGGTGTCCACCTCGGGCACCCCGCGCCGCTCGGAGGTGGACTACAGCTACGACAACTCCCTGCCGACGTTCACCGGCGGCGGTGGGGTCGGAGGCAATGGGCGGCTGCTGCTCACCGACGACAAGGGCGAGACGGACGCGACGGGTACCCCGCTGGGCAAGGTCGCCGAGCTGTGCACGTTCACCGGGTACGCGATCAACTCCACCAGCGCCGAGGCCGCCCAGCAGACCGCCTACCCGTACCAGTCGATCACCTCGACCGTGCCGGCCGGGCAGTCCTGCACCACCACGTCGGAGACCGCCACGACCACCGTGTCGCAGACCCAGACCCTCTACGACGGCCTGCCGCAGGGCTCCGTCACGGTCGGCGACGCCACCACCCACCGGGCGGCTCCCGCGTTCAACGCCGCCTGGGTCACCCAGTCCACGGCCGGCGGCCACGACGGCTACGGCCGGGCGGGCTGGACCGCCGACGCCGACGCCAACACGACCTCGGTCGCGCTGACCCCGGCCAGCGGCCTGCTCCCGAGCCAGGTTCAGGTCACCAACCCGAAGGGCTGGAAGTCCACCACGGCCGTGGACCGGGGCCGGGGCGTCACCCTGTCCGCCATCGACGTCAACGGCCGGCGGATCGACAGCGTCTACGACGGGCTCGGCCGGACCACGAAGGCCTGGGCCGCCGACCACCCGATGGCGACCAACCCGAACACCCCGAACGCCACGTTCGACTACGGCCTCTACGGGGCAGCGCCGGGCGCCCGGGGCACGCTGAAGAACCCGTACACCGTGACCCGGTCGTTGCGGAACAACGGGAGCTACACGGTGTCGTACAGCATCCTGGACGGTTTCGGCGAGGGCGTCGAGACACAGTCCACGCCGCTGGACGACACCTCCGGGCTCGTCTCGACGCAGGTCGAGTACGACTCGCTCGGGCGGGCGTACCGCACCGCCGCGGCGCACTACGACAACGGCACCAGCCCGTCCGGCACGTTCGTCGCCTACGGTGACGCGCTGCCCTCGCAGACGTACAGCACGTTCGACGGGTTGTCGCGCCCGCTGACGACGACCCAGTACAGCCTGGCGGCAGTGCTGCCGGGCATGGTCACCACCCACGCCTACCCGGGCGTGGACCGCACCGACGTGACCAACCCGACCGGAGGCGGGGCGTCGTCGGCGTTCACCGACGTGCGGGGCCAGAGCACGGCGCTGTGGACCTACCGCGGTGGCGTGCCGACCGGCAACGCCGCCGACGCGGACGTGACCGGCTACGGTTTCGCGTACACCGCCACGGGAACGACGTCCACCGTCACCGACGCCACCGGCCACAACACGTGGACCACGAGCACCGGCGACCTGCTCGGCCGCACCGTGACCAGGACCGACCCGGACACAGGCACCACCACCTCTACCTCGGACAACGCGGGCCTACTGCTGCAGACCACCGACGGCCGGGGCAGGACCGTGTCCTACAACTACGACAGCCTGGGCCGGCGGACCGCCTCCTACAACGCGCCCTGGTCGGCCAGCCCGGCCGCGTCGACGCAGCTCGCGTCGTGGGCGTTCGACACCGCCCCCGGCTCCGACGGCCACACGACGCTCGGCCTGCCGGTGTCCTCGACCCGGGTCGTCGGCTCGGCCACGTACGTCTCCGCGGTCACCGGCTACGACGCCGGCGGTCGCTCCCTCGGCTCGTCGGTGACGATCCCGGGCGCGGAAGGGGCGCTCGCCGGCACGTACACCTCGAAGAACTACTACACGGCGACCATCGGGCTCCTCGACCGGACCGACCTGCCGGCGGCCGGCGGACTACCGGCCGAGACCGTGTACAACTCCTACAACAACAACGGTCTGCTGCGCGGGACCGGCGGCAACGCCGACTACGTCTCCGAAACCGTCTACGACCCGTACGGCCGGGTCAGGTCCCGCACGCTGGGCGACTACCCCTACCAGGTGGTGCAGCAGAACGCCTACGACGCGGCGACGGGGCGGGTCACCAACACGTTCGTCGACGCGACCGCAGGGCGCAACAGCGCGAACACCTCGCAGCTCAACACCTACTCGGTGGACTACACGTCCTACGCCTACAACGCCGCCGGCCTGCTGACGTCGGTGGCGACCCTGCAGAACTACACCGTCTCCGGCTCCTACAACCCGGGACCCTCGGTCCGCGACGTCCAGTGCTACACCTACGACTACGCCGCCCGGCTGACGAACGCCTGGTCGGACAGCGGCGACCAGACCCCGTCGGCGACGACGAACCTGAACTCGCCGACGACGCGACCCGGCGGGCTCGGGTCGTGCGCGTCCTCCACAACGAACAACCCGCCCACCGGTGGGATCGGCGGACCGGCGCCCTACTGGCAGTCCTACACGTTCGACGCCACCGGATCGTTGACGGGTAACCGGTCGACGATCGTGGAGCACGACGTCACGGGCAACACGACCAAGGACGTCACCCGCACGTCCGGCTACGCGGCCGGCGGCCCGCACCTGCTCAGCGGGGTCACCAGCACCGGTGGAAAGACCGACACCTTCGGGTACGACGCCGCCGGCAACACCACCAGCCGCACCATCACCTCGGGGGCGTCGCAGAACGCGAACCAGACGCTCACGTGGGACGTGGAGGGGCGCCTGGCCTCGGTCGCGGACACGGTGAGCGGAAAGACCGCCTCCTTCGTGTACGACGCCTCGGGACAGACGCTGATCCGCCGGGACCTCACGACGGGGAGCGGCACCGGAACGGTGACCCTGTACCTGGGCAACACGGAACTCCGCATGACCGGGAGCACCGTCTCGGGGACCCGCTACTACTCCTACCCGTCGGCACCCACCATCGTCGCGGACAAGTCCGGGGCGTTGTCCTACGAACTGACCAACTCGCAGGCGACCGGTGGGACCACGATGAACGCCGCCAACGGGCAGATCACGGCCCGGCGGTACCTGAAGCCGTTCGGTGACATCCGGGGCACCCCGCCGTCGACATGGGTGGACGACCACACGTTCCTCGACAAGCCCACCGACACGGCGACGGGCCTGACCACGGTCGGCGCCCGCACCTACGACGCCGGGTCCGGACGCTTCCTGTCGGCGGATCCCATCTTCCAGCCGGAGAACCCGCAAGCCATGGGCGGATACGCCTATGCCGGCAACGACCCGGCCAGCGCGAGCGATCCCACCGGTCTGCAATCCAAGGAGGAGAAGGAGGCCAACTACACCGCACCGGGCGAAATACCCGCGCCCAGCTGCGAGAAGCCCTGCCAGCCGGGCACCGGCGCCAAGGGCGGCTCGAGCGAGGAGAAGAAGGGGTCGGACCAGGCCAAGGAACGCGCGAGCGCGGCCGCTCAAGCTGCTGCGGCCCGCGGCTTCCAGGCGTTGTTGGCCCTGGCCCGGGCTGCCGTGGCCGCGCTCCTGGCAGCGATTCTGGTGAACGCCCTCCACGAGAAGGCGGAGGACATCAGACACCCCGACCATCTGGACCTGAGCAAGATACCCGACCAGCCCATGTGCTTCGCAGGCTGGAACGACGACTGCCAGAACGCGTCCGACTGGTATGAGATGACCGACTACAACGGCGACGTGGGAATGCCCTACGACGTGGGTCCGAACGACGTCATCCCCGGCGTTCCCTACACGGCCAAGTTCGGCGTCCAGCAAGGGACGATCGTGTCCGTGGCCAAGGAGAACGGCTGGTCGCTGGGCGGGAAGGTCAATCTGAGGAAGGTCGGAGAGGTCAACGGCAGCTACAGCAGCAAGGCAGTGCAGACCACCATCTCGTCGGACCTGGCGGTCTCCGAGTTGAGTATCGGCCCGTTCAATCCGAAGGTGCACATGCGCATCCGGGCCATTCCCGTCCTGGCCGTCCGCAAGGTGTACAACGGCACCTGTTCATTCTGGGGCCAATGCTCGGGCGGACCGAACGTGGAGTACAAGCTGAAGTTGGTCAAGGTCATGATCGACGGACCGGACGGACTCACCCCCGTGCAGGGGGCTGTCAGTCCCGACCGTCCGTGGGCGCACCCGTGA
- a CDS encoding erythromycin esterase family protein: MSDIGAHAQTLTNRGSLDALMLRVGGARVVMLGAASHGTHDHHHWRAEITRRLVAEHGFSFVAVEGDWPDCDRVDASVRGNGQDPRAVLGAFERWPTWMWANEEVLDFCEWLRWWNGEHRVGFHGLDVYSLWESLRAIVDHLGRHDPTAVPAALAALRTPEGYAGRVVPDACEPEVVSLLAYLRRHAVEHAAERGRTEFAAWQNADIVPGAERYYRTLLAGERSWELRETHMADTLDRLLDHYGPGSRAVVWAHNSHVGDSLATDADLVSLGRLARRRHGADAVVLVGFGSHRGEVLAAPSWGAVAQVMTVPPARAGSVEDLLHRAAPERALFVFPQVDQPRWLTDVHDHRRIGVICDPGAPDYVAGRLGEWYDAFCWFNHTTPVHTLTRELERHPSGV; the protein is encoded by the coding sequence ATGTCTGACATCGGCGCTCACGCCCAGACACTGACCAACAGAGGCTCGCTGGATGCGCTGATGCTCCGGGTCGGCGGCGCGCGGGTGGTGATGCTGGGCGCGGCCAGCCACGGGACCCACGACCACCACCACTGGCGCGCGGAGATCACCCGCCGGCTGGTGGCCGAGCACGGGTTCTCCTTCGTCGCGGTCGAGGGCGACTGGCCCGACTGCGACCGGGTCGACGCCAGCGTGCGCGGCAACGGCCAGGATCCGCGCGCGGTGCTGGGCGCGTTCGAGCGGTGGCCGACCTGGATGTGGGCCAACGAGGAGGTCCTCGACTTCTGCGAGTGGCTGCGCTGGTGGAACGGGGAGCACCGGGTCGGATTCCACGGGCTGGACGTCTACAGCCTGTGGGAGTCCCTGCGCGCGATCGTCGACCACCTGGGCCGCCACGACCCGACGGCGGTCCCGGCGGCGTTGGCGGCCTTGCGAACCCCGGAGGGGTACGCCGGCCGCGTCGTCCCCGACGCCTGCGAACCCGAGGTCGTCTCCCTACTGGCCTACCTGCGCCGGCACGCCGTCGAACACGCCGCCGAGCGGGGCCGGACGGAGTTCGCCGCCTGGCAGAACGCCGACATCGTGCCCGGCGCGGAACGCTACTACCGGACGCTGCTCGCCGGCGAGCGCTCCTGGGAGCTCCGCGAGACCCACATGGCCGACACCCTCGACCGGCTCCTCGACCACTACGGGCCCGGCTCCAGAGCCGTGGTGTGGGCGCACAACTCCCACGTCGGCGACTCCCTGGCCACCGACGCGGACCTGGTCAGCCTCGGGCGGCTCGCCCGGCGGCGGCACGGGGCCGACGCCGTCGTGCTCGTCGGCTTCGGCAGCCACCGGGGCGAGGTTCTCGCCGCGCCCAGCTGGGGGGCAGTGGCCCAGGTGATGACCGTCCCGCCGGCCCGCGCCGGGTCCGTCGAGGACCTGCTGCACCGCGCGGCCCCCGAGCGGGCGTTGTTCGTGTTTCCCCAGGTCGACCAGCCGCGATGGCTCACCGACGTGCACGACCACCGGAGAATCGGCGTGATCTGCGACCCGGGCGCTCCCGACTATGTGGCTGGCAGGCTCGGGGAGTGGTACGACGCGTTCTGCTGGTTCAACCACACCACCCCGGTCCACACCCTGACCAGAGAGCTGGAGAGGCATCCCAGCGGCGTGTGA